The following are encoded together in the Bacteroidota bacterium genome:
- a CDS encoding ThuA domain-containing protein, with translation MKKLIPFALIFGVLAWIYPFPDTNVLVLTASSGYQHASTTEGVKAIQMLGERHGYDVVATDEPEMLTEEHLKKYKAVIFLNTAGDLLDYEQEMDLQRFIQAGGGFVGIHGAINTEPDWEWFSEMIGAKYAGHPTTPSNVQPATLYVVDAKHKSTRHLPEVWEREDEWLNFTEVAPDVNVLLAIDELSYNGGTNGVNHPVAWTRTFEGGKIFYTAAGHTAESYTDEAFLQHLSGGIQYVMGLRTPLDYDKVKARRAPDESRFVRTELVAGLNEPTELEILDDGRILFIERRGRVRLLDPEAGEVKEIAKLDVHNEFEDGLMGLALDPGFAQNNWIYLFYSPAGDEAVQHLSRFVFKDDVLEMDSEKLMLVVNTQRVECCHTGGSLEFGPDGNLFISTGDDTNPFASDGFGPIDEQPGRAPWDAQGTSGNTNDLRGKILRIRPEADGSYSIPEGNLFPPDEPLARPEIYVMGNRNPYRIAIDQKTGYLYWGEVGPDANEDNPVRGPRGHDEVNQAREAGFFGWPYFVGDNKAYVDYNFATKESGASFDVNGASNDSPNNTGLGVLPPAQKAFIWYPYAASPEFPIVKSGGRNAMAGPVFYTDMFEPAAGTFPDYFDGKLFIYDWIRGWILVVTMDENGDLEKIEPFMPSAEFANPIDMIFDKNGVMYVMEYGKKWFSENADARISRIEYNPGNRLPVAVLKADQLAGAAPLTVNFSATGSFDHDDDPLSYTWRFAGNPSAIEDATVSHTFNEPGVYKVAVQVTDPAGGKGNDRVRIKVGNAPPQVDLAIEGNRSFFWDSTTLDYHVLVEDAEDGALRDGIAQEDVFVQMDYLKQGFDKTLVAQGHQQADASASLAGGKRLIDNSDCASCHLVNETSIGPSYQDVAERYADDPEAPAYLIEKIRNGGSGVWGETAMAAHPDMTQDEVGAIVEYILAQTKEQVAPVSLPLSGTFSLDAHQEVEQQQGMYFLRASYTDQGANGIGPLTRQSLFVLRHPRVQAETFDFSHNVKVKAGSGSEPTVIEEIYDGSHIGFENIDLTGVAGLKFMLMGTTASTTSGTIEVRMDAVDGQLIGSAPIEMGRLTTGFAFETTLEKQTGQHNIYFIFKDRLDTAYPLFLLDWIEFTR, from the coding sequence GTGAAAAAACTGATTCCGTTCGCCCTGATTTTTGGCGTCCTCGCATGGATTTACCCATTTCCCGACACCAATGTACTTGTCCTGACGGCATCGTCCGGCTACCAACATGCTTCTACCACTGAAGGGGTTAAAGCCATTCAGATGCTTGGAGAACGACATGGCTACGATGTTGTGGCTACCGATGAGCCGGAGATGCTGACGGAAGAGCATCTCAAAAAGTACAAAGCAGTCATTTTTTTGAATACCGCTGGCGATCTCCTCGACTATGAGCAAGAGATGGACTTGCAGCGCTTTATTCAGGCCGGCGGTGGATTTGTTGGTATCCATGGGGCCATCAATACAGAACCGGATTGGGAATGGTTTAGCGAAATGATCGGGGCCAAATATGCTGGTCATCCAACAACCCCGTCTAACGTCCAGCCGGCGACACTTTACGTAGTAGACGCCAAGCATAAAAGCACGCGCCATTTGCCTGAAGTATGGGAGCGCGAAGACGAGTGGCTAAATTTTACTGAAGTTGCACCGGATGTAAATGTGCTGCTCGCTATAGACGAATTGTCATACAACGGTGGCACCAACGGCGTAAACCATCCTGTGGCCTGGACGCGGACATTTGAAGGGGGCAAGATCTTCTACACCGCAGCCGGCCACACGGCTGAAAGCTATACGGATGAAGCATTTCTGCAACACCTGTCCGGCGGGATCCAATACGTAATGGGGCTGCGCACCCCGCTCGATTATGACAAGGTGAAAGCCCGGCGTGCTCCCGATGAAAGCCGGTTTGTGAGAACAGAACTGGTTGCCGGACTCAATGAGCCGACTGAACTGGAGATTCTGGATGACGGACGTATCCTTTTTATTGAGCGCCGCGGCCGCGTGCGTTTGCTTGACCCGGAAGCTGGCGAAGTAAAAGAGATTGCCAAACTGGATGTCCACAACGAGTTTGAAGATGGTTTGATGGGGCTTGCGCTGGATCCCGGCTTTGCGCAAAACAACTGGATTTATCTGTTCTACTCGCCAGCAGGGGATGAGGCAGTACAGCACCTTTCTCGTTTTGTATTCAAAGACGATGTCCTGGAAATGGACAGTGAGAAGTTGATGCTTGTTGTGAACACGCAACGCGTTGAATGCTGTCATACCGGTGGGTCACTTGAATTTGGCCCTGATGGAAACTTGTTTATTTCCACGGGTGATGACACCAACCCGTTTGCTTCTGATGGTTTCGGGCCGATAGATGAACAGCCAGGACGCGCGCCATGGGATGCACAGGGGACGTCTGGAAATACAAACGACCTGCGCGGCAAAATCCTCAGGATTCGCCCTGAGGCTGATGGCTCGTATTCAATTCCGGAAGGTAACCTGTTTCCGCCAGATGAGCCCCTTGCCCGCCCCGAGATCTATGTGATGGGTAATCGCAATCCCTATCGCATTGCCATTGATCAGAAAACGGGCTATCTGTATTGGGGGGAAGTTGGACCTGATGCGAATGAAGATAACCCGGTACGTGGACCGCGTGGACATGATGAAGTAAACCAGGCGCGCGAAGCCGGCTTTTTCGGATGGCCCTATTTTGTCGGCGACAACAAGGCATACGTCGATTACAATTTTGCCACCAAAGAATCTGGTGCGTCATTCGACGTAAATGGTGCTTCGAACGATTCTCCGAACAATACAGGGCTGGGCGTATTGCCTCCTGCCCAAAAGGCATTCATCTGGTACCCATACGCTGCATCACCCGAGTTTCCGATTGTTAAAAGCGGTGGGCGCAATGCAATGGCTGGTCCGGTTTTTTACACCGATATGTTTGAGCCGGCTGCCGGCACGTTTCCAGACTACTTTGACGGCAAGCTGTTTATCTATGATTGGATTAGAGGATGGATTCTCGTTGTCACCATGGACGAAAACGGTGACCTTGAGAAAATAGAGCCCTTTATGCCTTCGGCTGAATTTGCCAATCCCATCGACATGATTTTCGATAAAAATGGCGTCATGTACGTGATGGAGTATGGCAAGAAGTGGTTCTCGGAAAACGCAGATGCCCGCATCTCCCGTATTGAATACAACCCTGGCAATCGATTGCCAGTAGCCGTATTGAAAGCGGACCAACTTGCCGGCGCCGCGCCGCTAACTGTCAACTTTTCTGCAACTGGTTCTTTTGATCATGATGATGATCCGCTTTCCTACACCTGGCGTTTTGCAGGAAATCCTTCAGCTATTGAAGATGCGACCGTAAGTCACACGTTCAACGAGCCTGGGGTTTACAAGGTCGCAGTACAGGTGACAGACCCGGCAGGAGGAAAGGGCAACGACCGCGTTCGCATCAAAGTAGGCAATGCGCCGCCGCAAGTAGATCTTGCCATTGAAGGCAACAGATCATTTTTCTGGGATAGCACCACGCTGGATTACCATGTATTGGTTGAAGATGCAGAGGACGGCGCCCTGCGTGATGGAATTGCGCAGGAAGATGTATTTGTCCAGATGGATTACCTGAAGCAGGGTTTTGACAAAACATTGGTAGCGCAAGGTCATCAGCAGGCGGATGCTTCAGCAAGCCTGGCCGGCGGCAAGCGTCTAATCGACAACAGCGATTGTGCAAGCTGCCATCTGGTAAATGAAACGTCCATCGGACCAAGCTATCAAGATGTAGCAGAACGCTATGCAGACGACCCTGAGGCGCCGGCATATCTGATTGAAAAAATCAGAAATGGTGGAAGTGGAGTCTGGGGAGAAACGGCAATGGCAGCACATCCTGACATGACGCAAGACGAGGTAGGGGCCATTGTCGAGTATATCCTCGCCCAGACCAAAGAGCAGGTTGCACCCGTAAGTTTGCCGCTCTCGGGCACTTTTTCACTGGATGCACACCAGGAAGTAGAACAACAGCAGGGGATGTACTTCCTCCGCGCTTCGTACACGGATCAGGGTGCAAATGGCATCGGGCCGTTGACAAGGCAGTCCCTATTTGTTCTGCGTCACCCGCGGGTACAGGCTGAGACCTTTGATTTCTCGCACAACGTGAAAGTCAAAGCCGGCTCGGGCAGTGAGCCAACCGTAATTGAAGAGATTTACGATGGCTCACACATCGGATTCGAAAACATTGACCTCACCGGGGTAGCTGGCCTCAAGTTTATGCTTATGGGGACAACCGCCTCGACTACGTCCGGCACCATTGAAGTGAGAATGGATGCGGTTGATGGCCAATTGATTGGCAGCGCGCCAATAGAAATGGGTAGACTGACGACGGGCTTTGCTTTTGAAACCACACTCGAAAAGCAAACCGGTCAGCACAATATCTATTTCATATTCAAAGACCGCCTGGATACAGCCTATCCACTCTTCTTGCTAGACTGGATTGAATTCACAAGATAG
- a CDS encoding DoxX family membrane protein: protein MNLTLIARIVLGLIFTVFGLNGFLNFLPAPDLPGGAGEFIGALLGSGYFFPFLKLTETVCGLLLLTNRMVPLALTILAPVVLNIILFHIFLASAPEAIAVPILTVVLLVYLAYSYRSYFAGVLTVNATPDTTREKVAA, encoded by the coding sequence ATGAATCTAACCCTCATAGCCCGCATTGTACTGGGACTGATTTTCACCGTTTTTGGCCTTAATGGCTTTCTGAATTTCCTGCCGGCTCCGGATCTACCGGGTGGAGCAGGTGAATTTATTGGTGCATTGCTCGGTTCTGGCTACTTCTTCCCCTTCCTGAAGTTGACAGAAACTGTGTGCGGGTTGTTGTTGCTTACGAACAGAATGGTGCCCCTGGCATTGACGATTCTGGCCCCGGTTGTATTGAACATTATCCTGTTCCATATTTTCCTGGCGTCAGCTCCTGAAGCCATTGCTGTACCTATTCTGACGGTTGTTTTGCTGGTGTACCTTGCATATAGCTATCGTAGCTATTTTGCCGGCGTACTCACGGTAAATGCAACACCTGATACCACCAGAGAAAAAGTAGCTGCATAG
- a CDS encoding MATE family efflux transporter, translating into MASTDPAEASQDTSFWSDLKGIFQGKRRDFTSGSIGRAILLLAIPMVLEMLMQSVFGVVDVFFVGRLGADAVAAVGMTDSLMVLVYAVGMGISMAATAMVARRIGEKKEKEASVAAFQALIAGLVTSIPIAILGIAYAPELMALMGATEGVIEIGSTYCAILLGSNILILYLFLINAIFRGAGDAVLAMRVLWLANLINIFLDPALIFGWGPFPELGVTGAAIATSIGRGIGVMYQLYILLRGNGRVRLFLDQLTLNRTMMRQLINISWPGMIQYGVATASWMLIFRIVALFGSTAMAGYTIAIRIIIFALLPSWGMGNAAATLVGQNLGAGQPDRAERSVWITAFWNMAFLGTVALFMFIYAVELMEIFTQEAAIIAVGVDCLRIVSVTYIFFAFGMVSVQAFNGAGDTKTPTIINLISYWIFQIPLAYLMAEPMGLGARGAFLAIAIAQTVLAIISVIWFKKGTWKTKSV; encoded by the coding sequence ATGGCAAGTACCGACCCGGCGGAAGCGTCGCAGGACACCAGCTTCTGGTCAGACCTAAAAGGCATTTTTCAGGGCAAGCGCCGCGACTTTACCTCGGGAAGCATCGGGCGGGCCATCCTGCTGTTGGCCATTCCCATGGTACTCGAAATGCTGATGCAATCCGTTTTCGGGGTTGTTGATGTGTTTTTTGTGGGCCGGCTTGGCGCTGACGCCGTAGCCGCTGTTGGCATGACCGATTCCCTGATGGTGCTGGTTTATGCCGTAGGGATGGGTATTTCCATGGCAGCAACTGCAATGGTTGCGCGCCGGATTGGCGAAAAGAAAGAGAAAGAAGCCAGTGTTGCTGCATTCCAGGCGCTGATTGCCGGCCTGGTTACGTCTATTCCCATTGCAATCCTGGGCATCGCGTACGCCCCTGAACTCATGGCGCTTATGGGTGCCACTGAAGGGGTGATCGAAATTGGCAGCACATACTGCGCTATTTTGCTTGGCAGTAACATTCTCATCCTCTACCTCTTTCTTATAAACGCGATCTTCCGCGGCGCCGGCGATGCCGTGCTGGCGATGCGCGTACTCTGGCTTGCCAACCTCATCAATATTTTTCTCGATCCCGCGCTCATTTTTGGCTGGGGCCCCTTCCCTGAACTGGGCGTCACGGGAGCAGCAATTGCCACAAGCATTGGGCGTGGCATCGGCGTCATGTACCAGCTCTACATCCTCCTGCGGGGCAATGGACGGGTGCGGCTTTTCCTCGACCAGCTTACCCTGAACCGTACCATGATGCGGCAGCTAATCAATATCTCGTGGCCGGGCATGATTCAGTATGGTGTCGCAACAGCCAGTTGGATGCTCATTTTCCGGATTGTTGCGCTCTTTGGCAGCACCGCTATGGCCGGCTATACCATAGCCATCCGGATCATCATTTTCGCTTTGCTGCCTTCCTGGGGTATGGGCAATGCCGCAGCAACCCTTGTGGGCCAAAACCTGGGTGCCGGCCAACCCGACCGCGCCGAACGAAGTGTCTGGATAACCGCGTTCTGGAATATGGCGTTCCTCGGCACTGTTGCGCTCTTCATGTTCATCTATGCCGTTGAACTCATGGAGATCTTCACCCAGGAAGCAGCCATCATTGCCGTTGGAGTTGACTGCCTCCGCATCGTCAGTGTCACGTATATCTTCTTTGCATTTGGCATGGTGAGCGTCCAGGCCTTTAACGGCGCAGGAGACACCAAAACGCCCACGATTATCAACTTGATTAGTTACTGGATTTTCCAGATTCCGCTTGCCTATTTGATGGCAGAGCCCATGGGGCTTGGGGCGCGCGGGGCTTTTCTCGCCATTGCCATTGCCCAAACCGTCCTTGCCATTATCAGTGTGATCTGGTTTAAGAAGGGAACGTGGAAAACTAAATCCGTTTAG
- a CDS encoding NAD(P)-dependent oxidoreductase: MSEKIGFIGLGIMGRGMVKNLMDAGFDVSVWNRTASRATPFADAGAHVGATPAAVAQRSDIIITCVSDTPDVEAVITGSDGVIEGASAGALVIDMSTISPQVTRDIAANLEAKGIHMLDAPISGGSEGAANGTLSIMIGGDAEQVARAMPCFEAMGKTITHVGPCGAGQAVNLVNQILVVVTMLGVSEALLFAEASGVDLEKTLAAVTQGAAGSWMLSNRGPQVIERDWRPGFTIDLQQKDLRLVLEAANEMGVPMLGTSLVYQCYRTLQAQGLGLEGNHALVKALEHLSGKTIGNE; the protein is encoded by the coding sequence ATGTCTGAAAAAATTGGATTTATCGGCCTGGGTATCATGGGCCGCGGAATGGTAAAAAACTTAATGGATGCCGGCTTTGATGTCTCGGTCTGGAACCGTACCGCATCGCGGGCCACCCCATTCGCAGACGCCGGCGCCCATGTAGGCGCAACGCCGGCAGCAGTAGCCCAAAGAAGCGACATCATCATCACCTGTGTGAGCGATACGCCCGACGTAGAAGCTGTAATCACTGGATCAGATGGCGTTATTGAAGGGGCAAGCGCAGGCGCGCTGGTCATCGACATGAGTACAATTTCTCCCCAGGTAACACGCGATATAGCCGCCAACCTCGAAGCAAAAGGCATTCATATGCTCGATGCCCCCATCAGCGGTGGCAGCGAAGGAGCAGCCAATGGCACCCTGAGCATTATGATTGGCGGAGACGCTGAACAGGTTGCACGCGCCATGCCCTGTTTTGAAGCAATGGGTAAAACCATCACCCACGTAGGCCCTTGTGGTGCCGGCCAGGCGGTGAATCTGGTCAACCAAATTCTGGTTGTGGTGACCATGCTGGGCGTAAGTGAAGCCTTGCTTTTCGCTGAAGCAAGTGGGGTGGATCTCGAAAAAACACTTGCTGCAGTTACCCAGGGCGCTGCAGGCAGTTGGATGTTGAGCAATCGTGGACCGCAGGTCATCGAACGAGACTGGCGACCCGGCTTCACCATCGACTTGCAGCAAAAAGACTTGCGACTGGTTTTAGAAGCAGCCAACGAAATGGGTGTCCCGATGCTAGGTACCAGCCTTGTGTACCAGTGTTATCGAACGTTGCAAGCGCAAGGCCTGGGCCTGGAAGGCAACCACGCCCTGGTCAAAGCGCTTGAGCATCTTTCCGGTAAAACAATCGGAAACGAATGA